A segment of the Lactobacillus sp. ESL0700 genome:
TTGTGCAAAAACCAGCTTTGGACTTAATAATTCCATTTATTCACCTCCCATTTGTCTTCTTACACCAAATATTTAACCATTTATAAAAGCGCTTTATAAGTAACGCCAAGCAACCAATTTTAGTGCAACTAATTGACTAGCAAAACTAAGACCGTTTTGCATGCGTCATTGATTGCGCGTTATCTTGGCCATAATAGGCATTCTTGCCGTGCTTGCGATAATAGTGTTTGTCCAGTAAATATTGCGGTAATTCACTATTAGCTCTAGTCAATTGCAACGTGTGGTAGTCTTCTTCAGCTACAACTTCCAAAACCTTCGCGTTGTAAACCGCCTTTTGAGGTGTTGCTCCCCAACAAAACGGTCCATGCTGACTAACAAGTGATCCTGGAGTTGCTTCGTAATCTAAATTGCGTTCTTTAAACGTCCGGACAATTGCCTTGCCAGTGTTGCCTTCGTAGTCTTCCTCAATCTCTTTTTGAGTTAAAGCATCAGCTGCAGGAATCGCATTGTAAAATGTATCGGCATGAGTTGTATTCATCGCTGGAATATCCATCTTGGCAGCCGCAAACGATACAGCCCAAGGCGAGTGGGTATGAACAATTCCACCAATTTTAGAAAATGCATTATACAAAACTGTATGCGTTGGTGTATCACTAGAAGGATTCAACTTGCCCTCTACTACTTCACCCTTAAGATTAACTACGACCATATCTTCTGGCTTTAATTGCTCGTACGCTACACCAGAAGGTTTGATAACAAATAAGCCACTATCACGGTCAATTCCCGAAACATTCCCCCAAGTAAACGTTACTAGGTCAAGCTTAGGTAATTGCATATTGGCTTCATAGACTTCTTTTTTCAGCTTCTCTAACATGAGTGCTCCTTTCTAAGTAATCGCTTCCTTAATCATTCAAACATGAAGTACCCTAATCGATAAGTCACGCCAATTAATTATTTTTGGTGCAACTAATTGACTAAGCCGGCTTAAACTAGCAAAAGTCTAAATTAACTTCTTTCGCAGGAAGCAATTTTTGTACTACAATTAAACTAATTACTTACCATTAAAATGATTACATTAGAAAGAACAGCAAATGATCGATAACACACCTCAAAAAATCAAGGCCTACCTTGCAGGCGTCAATTTAAATGATCCTAACTTCGACTACTACATGACTGAGCTAGCCAATTTGACCGCAGCTAACAACATGGAAGTCGTTGGTCAATCACATCAAAACGCCGTCCAAGTTGTGGCCGGAACCTACTTTGGCCTTGGTAAAATCAACGAAATTAAAGATATGGCTCGTGGTCTAAAAGCCAAAGTATTAATTATCAACGACGAACTATCACCAGTGCAAATTCGTAATTTAGAAAAATTAACCAAATTACGAGTAATTGACCGAACAGAATTAATTCTCGAAATTTTTGCTAGTCGTGCCCGCTCCAAGCAAGCCAAATTACAAGTGCAACTGGCACGATTGCAATATGAATTGCCTCGGTTGCACCCTTCAGAAAATAGCCTTGACCAACAGCGCGGCAATGGTGGTTCAACTGGCGGTGGTTTCGCCAATCGTGGTGCTGGTGAGTCGAAGCTAGAAATGAACCGCAGAACAATTGGCAAGCAAATTTCTGCGATTAAAAAAGAGCTGAAGGCTATTGTGGGGCAAGAAGAAATCAAGGCTAAGCGCCGCAACCAAAACCATATCCCCAAGGTTGCTCTGGTGGGCTACACTAACGCGGGCAAGTCAACAACAATGAATGGCTTGTTGCAAGAGTTCAGCACTGAAAATAGCGACAAACAGGTTTTTGTCAAAAATATGCTGTTTGCAACACTAGATACTAGCGTTCGCCGAATTGAATTGGGGAACAATTTCAGCTTCATCTTGTCTGATACCGTTGGTTTTATTTCCAAATTACCTCACAACTTGGTGGAATCATTCAAGGCAACTTTGCAAGAAGCAAAAGATGCTGACCTGCTGATCAATGTTGTTGACGCTGCTGACCCGAACATGATCCAAATGATTCGTACCACGCAAAATGTGCTGGCAGAAATTGGCATCAAAGACATCCCGATGATTACTGCCTATAACAAGGCGGACAAGACCGAGCGTAATTACCCTCAGATTGAAGGCAGTGACATTTTATATGCAGCAACTGATCCAGCCTCAATTAAAATGCTAGCGCAACTGATTACTAAACGCATTTTTGCCAACTATGAACAGCTAAACCTATTGCTCCCTTTAACTGATGGCAAAGAATTAGCTTACTTGCACGAGCACGCTCAAGTAATGGACGAGCAATATCAAGCTGATGGCATTCACGTTTGTGTTCGCTTAGCTCCAGAAAAGCAGGCACAATTTCAAAAATATATTATTTAAATAATTGCAACGCAAAAAACAGTTAGTTGATTTTTACATCATCTAACTGTTTTTTATTAAATATTCTATTCTTTGTACATTTTTTCCTGTTAATGATACCTTGTAGTATTCTTTAACAGGATATTTTTATACAAAAATAGAGACCATAACTTCGCCTCAAATTTCCCAATACTACTCAAGAAAGGTTGGGGCTTTTCTATGTCCTCTATTGATAACTATTCTACTAAGCTTTTATTTGCTATTAAAGATCCTAATCTAACTTTTCCTCATTTTTATTATAATTCTGATCACCTTACCAAAATATTAGTTACCGAACTAACCCTACCTTCAAGCATTTGTCCCAACTTTCAAGCTGCTTTTAAACCACTTCCAATTGAGCCCCATAAGCAAAGCCTATACTGCCATAACTGTCATCATTTTTTATGACTAATAGTTATTCTTTCAATAATCTCTTTGCTAAAGCAAAATCACCCACAGTAGCCGAACCATTATCTTGGATTTCCGGTAGAATAATATATTGTTCAAGTGCAGGAACATGAACATAATTGTTCAATATTTTAGCAAAATCACAACGCACCTTTTGTAAAAATTCCTCACTAGTTACGCCACCGCCAAAAATAATTTTATCTGGCCGCAAAATCAGTGTAACTTGCAAAGCTGCTTGCGCCACATAATAGCTCATGATGTCCCAAGTTGGATCAGATAAAGGTACTTCCTTACCAGGTTTATTTAAGCGAGCTTCAAATGTCGGTCCAGAAACCAAACCCTCAAGACAATCTTGGTGAAATGGGCAAACACCAGCAAAATTCAGGTCATTTGGGTGCCGCTTAAGCAAAACATGCCCCATTTCCGGATGTCCTTGAGTACCAATAAGCTTGCCATCAATAATGGCGCCACCGCCTACACCTGTACCAATTGTGTAATAAACTAGGCTGTCAATGTTCTCATTACCTAACAAAGACATAACATATTCTCCATAGGCTGAGCCATTAACATCCGTAGTAAAGAACATTGGCACATTAATTTTAGACTTTAAATAGCCAACAAAATCTGTATTTTGCCAACCTGCTTTTGGTGTATCCGTAATAAAACCGTAGTTAGGCGCTGTTGAACGTACTTCAATCGGACCAAACGAAGCAATTCCAATTGCGTCAACAGCAAATTTTTCAAAATAATCAGCCGTTTTTCTTAATGTTTCTTCAGGCGTAGTTGTAGGAATGGTAAGTTTATCTTTAATTTGATAATTCTCATTACCAATTGCACACACAAATTTCGTTCCCCCAGCTTCAATTGATCCTAAAATCATTTGCTTAACTCCTTTATAGTTTTTATTTAAAGATTGACTTTAAACGATAATTAATTCCACTTATTTTTTCACTTGCAGAAATTTTAATGCTTATTAACTCATTTGAAAATTCACACTTGTTAGTAAAGACATATTTCCCATCATTTATAAAAACTTCTGTTAGACCGTTATCAATGTACAAGTCAATCTTTTTTATTTTATTTACCTTTTCAATTTTGTTAACATGATTTCTAATTTCATCATGAACATCAATTTTTAAAGCCTCATTATAATTTATTATATATTCTGCCTTAGGCGAAACAATTTTAATAATAAAATTTTGAGGTAAACTTGTAAACAAAAATTCAGATACACTAGAATAATGTTGAGAATCTTGAATTAACGTTCCACTGTCTATTCGAAGATTATTCATTTCTGAAATAGGATTTAATAGCAGCTTTTCATTCTTTTCTTGCAAAAACCTTGGTAGCGTTAAGGCACCGATACTCATAAAATTATGTTTTTTCTCTTTTTCCTGCTCTTCTGGCAAACCAAACCAACCAATTAATATTCTGCGCCTATTAATTGGATCATAAATGGTTTGCGGAGCATAAAAATCATACCCAAAATCAATTTTTTTACCGTCAGGTAAACTTGAGTTTAAAGGAAAGTCATTTTCTATATAATACAAAGTATTAAATCCATGTTTTTCAGTAGTTTTTATTCCCTTAGGTGAGCCTAAAATAACGCTTTTTTCAGCAATAGAAAAGTAATCTGGGCATTCAATCATATTACCTAAGTCCTTATTTTTATTAATAAGTTTACCAACATAGTTCCAGTTCTTATAAATATTTTTAGCTCTATAAAGAAGCAATTGACCTCTACCCTCAATACTCTCACTTCCAACTAAAATATAATAAGAATCATTTTTTCTAAAGATTTTAGGATCTCTAAAGCGCTGAGTGCTTATTTTTGCATCCCGTTTGATTACAGGATTATTCTGATACTTTTTAAAATGAACTCCATCTGTACTTTCAGCTAGACAAATTGTTTCTTCATAAGAGTCCCTAACATTTCTATGTCCGGCATATGCTAAAACTAATTTATTTTCTATCACTATTGCACTACCTGAAAAGCAACCGTTTTGGTCATAAGTTTCATCTGGCGCTAGCGCAAAATCTATTTGTTTCCAAGTAATCAAATCTTTTGATACAAAGTGCCCCCAAAAAATATTATCAGTGTTTGTCGCAAATGGATTATTTTGAAAAAACACATGATACATGCCTTTAAAAAATACTAATCCATTAGGATCATTTGACCAACCAGAGTTCGGAGACAAATGATATGTGTATCTACGTTTTTCAGTAGTTTGCAAAGTTTGATTTGCTTTTTGAATCAAATTCATTAAATATTTCTCCATGTCTTTATAAACAATAAAAGTAGTAAGAATGTGTTCTTACTACTTTTAATTTTATTCGTCATCTGCATTGCCTAAAGAATTCAATTTTTCTGTATAGCTTTGCAATTTACTACTTTCAAAAAGCTTAGGAACAGCCTTTTCCACAGAGAAACCTTGATTTTTCAAGTTTACTGCTTCAATTAAAGTTGGCATATTAACGCCAGCTAATATTTCTGAATCCTTACCTACTAAAGACATTCTTTTAACAATTTCATTAAAAGGAGTCCCATAGGGTAAATCTGCTAAAAATAAAACATTTTCACCCTTAACAGAATTTACTGCTTGATCCATTCTTTTTTGAAATGAAGCTAAGCCATCTTCACCTATGCTGACCGTAATAATATCGTTTTCTTCAGGAAAGAAAAGCTTTAATGACTCTCTCATCGCAGCAGCAAAAGGTCCATGTGAAGCAATAACTATTTTAAACAAATCTTTTCTCCCTTTTTAAATTTAAATTATATCCTTTAAATATACTTTCTTATCGGTTGGTACCATTATTGCAGTAATTTCAACCCCACGGTCTAGTAACTCATGAAAAGCTGCTTCTTCTTCAGGAGTTATGCTAACACTAGCTTTAATATGGCGTGTATTATCCCTAGTAGACATATTACCAACGTTAATCTTATGAATATCTAAGCCATTATCAATAAGTCTAACCAATGTTTGTGGGTCTTTAGCGATAACTAACACACGTTGGCCTTTATACTTACCGTTTTTAATATTATTAGTTGCTTTTTCTTCTGAAATTAATGACGTCGAAACGTTTGATGGAGCTGCTATTCTAAGCATTGTCTTTTGAACCTCATTTTGAGATACTTCATCATTAATAACCATTATTCTTGTTGCACCCAATTCGTTGGTCCACAATGTTGCAACTTGACCGTGAATTAGCCGATCATCAATTCTAATATGAATTATACCTTCCATAACAATATCCAACTTTCTTTAACTATTATTTCATTATTCCTAACACATATAATACGATAGCTAACACGATTATAATTAAAATAATGTAAATTGGTTTAACTTTTTTACCTAATAAGTAATAAACACCAAATACCAATGCAGCAGGTAATAAACCTGGCATAATTTGATTTAAAATTTGATTACCTGTCATGGTTAAAGAGCCCTGCTTAAACTTTAATGCTAAGTTAGGTTTTACAACAGTAGGTATCAATCCACCAACAACCATCAAGCCCAAAATTGAAACACTTTCCGTAATTAATTTCATTTTGGTTTCAATTGAAGTAAGTAAACTAGTTCCTGATTTCATACCTGCCTTAAACAACGGAATACCTAATGCACGAAGTAACCAAGTAACAATAAACCATAAGAAAATTCCTAACGGGCTTCCACTTAAAGCCATGTTAGCAGCAATAGCACCAAAGATTGTCCAAGGAATAACAACAAAAACACTATCACCTAATCCGGCTAACGGCCCCATCAGACCTGTCTTAAGACCCATGATTGTTTTTAAACTCTTGGATTTTTCTTTCTCTTCAATTCCTATGTTCATTCCTAATACATAAGGAGCAAGATATGGATTAGTATTAAAGAATTGCAAATGAGTTTTTACGGATTCTTTTAAGCCCTTAGGGTCACCTGCATAATTTTCTTTTAAAAAAGGCAACATTGAATAGGTATATGCTAGCCCCATCATCTTTTCATAGTTTAATGAGGCACCACCATTTAAAATCCATCTAAATAAAACACGATTCTTTGTTTTATTACTTACTTTATTATTCATCTTCGTCCATACCTCCTGTACTTTGCAGATTATTTTGTGATTCACTATTCTTCTTATACAAGATTAATGCAACAGCTGCACCAGCTAAAGCAATTCCTAGCACACTCATCTTCAAATACACTGCGGCAATAAAACCAATAATTAAGTAACCAAAATAGCTTTTTACAGGTAAGTAGCGTAGTAATAAGCCAATACCTAATGCAGGTAGCAAATTACCAGCAACACTTAAACCACCAGTTACCCATTGCGGAATGAATGCAATGATAGCTTTTACCAATGAAGGACCTGCAATAACTGTCAGTAAAACAGGTAATCCTGAAGCTAACATTGTAGTAACTACACCACAAATTTGCATTATTTCAATTTTTCCATATTTTTCTTCGTCAACATATTTCTCAGCTTTGTTTTGGAAATAAATATTAATTGTCCACTTCAAAACATCAAGTTCTACCATAAGCATTGCAACTGGGATAGCTAAAGTAATTCCAATTGCTGCTTTTTGACCTGTTGTTATTGCAATATATGTTCCGATCAATGCAGCTGTTTGATAATCTGGTACAGATGCACCACCAAAACTAGAAATTCCTAATGTCATTAACTGGAGCGTCCCACCAATATACAATCCAGTAGAAACATCACCTAAAATTAAACCAACCAGAAATCCAGCAACTACAGGTTGTGAAGTACCAATCATTGGGCCATTTTTATCATAATTAATAAAGAACCCATATATCACGATCAGTGCTATTTGCCAAAATTGTACATTCACTATAAATCCTCCTCTATACGGTTAAGTATCACTAACAAATTATTAGTTAGCAAATTATCATTCATAAATCTATTAGCAATTTTTATGCCAAGTTATAACAAAAAAAGCATGACTGACAAAAAAACTTATCAGTCATACTAAATTAACGATGATTAAAAATAATTTGATCAATATAAACTAACTCCGAAATAGGAATTTTCACACTATAATTATCTTTTATCACACTAAATGCCGCTTCAATTTTTTCTAAATCCTGTCCATATTTTTTGGAAAACTCTTTTTCATAGTCGGAGCTAAGATTATTAGCTTCTTTTCTGATTAACCTTTCAATCAAATAACTAATGTGAACGTACAACGTGAATTTTTTCTGATTTGACAATGTTATTGCAAATTTTCTTTCTATTACTTGCAGAAAAATTGTAATATCCTCAATTATCTTGGACGCATCCAAAATAGTTACTGAATTAATCGTTCTTTCCAATGAAAAGTTCTTAACTAAATCATTAGAAATATTGGCAATTTCATGATCCGTAAATACATTACCCAACCACTTTTTAAATTGAGCTGTACCCTTATCAGAGAGTATTTTTTCCAAAAAAATAAAATCTATTCCAGTAATTTCAGGGTCTTCAGTACCAATAATCCCTAAAACATTGTACATTTTTTTAATAGTCTCAACCTTATGAATATCTTTCAAAGCTTGATATTCATAGGGAACTATTTTTATTTTTTTACTATCTGGCAAACATCGTTCTAACATTCTTGCAACATGTGTAGCAGTACCGATACCAGAATAGCAAGTAGTTAATATTGCTTTAGGCCGATTAGTTTCCGGATAAGTTAACTTGATTTCCAACTTGCTAATCTTTTGCGCTGCTTGACTAATTTCACGAAAACTTTGCTTTTTTAGAATACTCTCTCCTACTTCAAGTGCTAAAGTAGTAGAAACGTTATTCATTAAGAGAACAGGAGCATTTATCTGCCTTGGAAATAATTTCTCGATTTCCTTCAATGAACCCATATCAACTAAAATAATCAGACCGTTCTTAACATCATTATTTTCGCTGTAATCAATAATTTCGTTAGCAATTTGTTGTGCACTAACATTAAGTGGCATATCAAAAGCATCTAAAATATGGGTATTAAGCAAGCGATTTACAACATTAGCAATACTGCCAGCAGTGGCATAACCATGAGCTAGTACAATCGCCTTAATTAAACCTGTTTTTGTAATTATCTCTAATTTATTCAAATAAACAGTTAAAAATACATAGTCTACTTCATTTAATTCAATATCTAAATTATCCCTGATTAAATTAATTAGCTTCGTAACATAAACATAAACGTCTGCATATTGTTGCTGGACATTCCTATTCAACTTTAGCAGAATTTCTTTATTAGCAAACTCATCAATATTCCATTGAATCTTCTGACGTTCAAACAAATAGTAACTAATCGCATAAATGGCATTACCACTAATTTTTAGTTGATAGGCATTGGTTAACTGATCAAAAAGATGTTTGACACTTTCAATAATATAAGACAATAAAGGGATTTGCTTGCTGTTATCTTTTTCAAATAATAGAGTGTCAAATAGCTGATATACAACTTGTTTAAGTTTCGATTCGCATTGCCGCAAATCATAATTACTTTGCTCATAAGTCGAAGTTAACTGCTGCAAACTATTAAGAAAAATTTTCTTTTCTGGAAAACTTTGCGCAATCAAATCATCAATTTCAGTTTCATTGGTTATCCTCACAGATTTTCCTGGATTATGATAGAGCTCATTTTTGCTCTTAGCTAGCACATCAGATGGTAACTGATAAGCTGTGATGTTTATTTCAGCTTTATGTTGCTGTTCAGCATTTGCTTGCGCAATTGTCATTCTAACTGCATTCTTTAAGCTCCCAATATTACCTATTGGTTGATAATTAGCTAGTATATCTAAAACTTGATCACTAATTATTAGCGGTTTAGCAACCTTTTTTTGTTCATTATTAAGCAATGTATAAACTAAATTTAAGCGTTCATCTTTACTTCTCTGACTAAGTGGAGGCAAAGTAATCTTTACAGGAATTCTACGCATAAATGTTGTTAAAAAACTAGTTTCTAAATCTTCGGTAGTTGCAAAGCACAGACGAACATTTACTTTTTTCCCTTTTTTAGTTTCACCTACTGGATAAATAAGGCCCTGGTCTAAATACGTAAATAATTTTTCTTGTCCTTTTGGCCCTAAACGATGAACCTCATCCAAAAATAGAATTCCACCATCTGCTTCAACAAAAGCTCCCTGATGATCACTATCAGCACCAGTGAAAGCTCCTTTAGTATAGCCAAACAAATTACTAGTTAATAGTTCAGGATTATCAGCATATTGGGCGCAATTAATAGTAATAAACGGAGCATTATGAGCAATAAGTTTGTAATTGCGACAAAAACGATTAATCAAACTTACTAAGTAACTTTTACCAGTACCACTTTCACCAGTAATCAACAAAGGTAACCCATTGTTGGGATATAAAATAGCAGCCCTAACACGCTCAATACTTTCTTTTAAACTTGGATTGATTTTGGTAAAGCTTTTAAAAATATCTTGTGTTTTATTTTCAATTTCACTCACTGACTTATAGCAATTTTTTTGCAATTTAAAATTCTGACGTTCAAATTCATTCTTATGAAAGTAATACACTGGTCGTGAATCGACTTTAACCAATTTTTTCTCATTATTTAATTGATTTAAATAAACACTGACAGTATTACGTTTAGCATTTAATTGCTTAGCAATTCCATTAGCCGTATATTCTTCTCCTAGATTTTCTATGTCGATTGTCTTAGTTTGTCTTTTCAAATAATTAAGAATTTCGTTTTTTAACATAATAGCCCTTCATTACATATTTTAATTTGATGGGTGCGCTAGTAGAGTTATATTTTTAATTCTAGCTTTAATTATTATTTTTTAAAGTTATAGTAGATAATAAAATGAAGTTGAACACTTTGGTTAATTAAAAAATAAAAAGTCCATTGCACTTCTTTAATAGAATATAATTAATACAAAATTTTCTAGAAAGAAGTTAACAATGAACTTTTTATATTTTACCATACCTGCCCATCTTAAAGATAAGCATCCCTCGTTTGAAAATCACGTAACCATTTAGGTTTTATATCTCCACGAACAATCTTTACGTCAAATCGTCCAAACTATTTTCTGTTCAAATTGAACTTGCAATTTACGTAAATATTCTATTATAAAACTCGTTTAGCCACACACGGGTAAAAGTATGAGCTAAGAGTCTGTAAAACTACGCCCTGCTCAGGAGTTGCTGCACTAACATATTGGTTATCACCAACATAAATCGCCACGTGATAAGGTGCGTCCGTCGAACCCCAAAAGAGCAAATCGCCCGGCTGCAATTGACTCATATCAACTGTCGTGCCAACCTTGACCTGATCTGTTGTGACTCGTGGCAGACTAACGCCGCCAACTTGATTATAGACATATTGCACTAAGCCCGAGCAATCGAAGCTGTCGGGACCATCGCCGCCCCAAACGTAACTTTTACCAACTTGACTTTCAGCTAAATTAACGACTGCCTTAGCTCGCTGACTAACATTACCGCTGACAACCGTATTGGCAACTGTCGTCACGGTATTATTAGCAGCAGGCTTACTCTCAACTGGTTTACTAGCTGCTGGTGCCGTAGCTTTAGCAGGTTTAGTTTTTTTGGGCTTTTTGGCTGGAACCTGAACTTGCGGTTTAGAAGTTGCCGCAGCATCAGCGTTAGCCGTTACTTCTACTGTATAGCGGGCTTCGATCCACTCATCAACGCCAACCTTGTACCATAATTTACCTTTTTTATCGACCGCGGTGTCAGCAACGTTCCACTTGCTGGCATTTTTTGCCCGAAAATTAATGAGTCGCCCGCCCTCATAATTCGTCCATATTTTAATACTTTTACCGGGTAAATAATTAATCTGAACCTGCTTAATTGGTTCTTTTAATGTTGCCGCGTTAACTGCCTTTTGCGGAGCAACAGTAGCAATGCCTGTTAAGGTTAAAGCCGCTGCTAGCCCCATTTTCAAAAAATTACGTTTCATTAACATTGGCTCTCCTTTTTTTGGTAGCGAAAAGTGCTTATAATTCGACCTATAACTTTATTTTAATCGACTGAAATTTTTAATCAAGTCATGGCATTTAAGAATACAAAAAAGGCACCTAGAAAGATTTTTCTAAATGCCTCATTTTATTTTAGCTTTTAATTAAGAACCCGTTTAGCAACTGATGGATAGAAGTATGAACTAAGAGTTGCCTTAATAACACCCTGCTCTGGTGTTGCCGCATGAATGAACTGATTGTTACCGATGTAAATTCCTACATGGTATGGTGAATCAGCTGAACCCCAGAAAAGCAAGTCGCCAGGCTTCAAATCTTGCATTGAAACTTCCTTACCTTGCTTAACTTGAGTATAAGTTGTGCGCGTTAAATCCTTGCCAATAGCTTGGTTATAAACATACTGAACTAAGCCAGAACAATCAAAGCCGCTTGGACTAGTGCCGCCCCAAACATAAGCCTTACCAACTTCTGCCTTAGCTAATTTAACAACTTTCTTAGCTTGCTTAGTTGAAGTTGCCACGTGCTTAGCAGCTACACTGCCTTTGACCGTGTATTGCGCTTGAATCCATTGATCAGGACCAATTTCATACCAAACATTTCCTTTGGCATCTGTTTCACTGTCAATTACATTAACAACAGTGCCATGTTGAACTCTTTGACCAGTGAAAGTTGGATTTTCGTAACTATTCCAGATATTAATTCCATATCCCGGAACATAATTAACCGTGACTTTATTAGTCGCAGCTGCAACATTTGATGTCATCGAATTTGCATTAACAGCATTGACAGCCGCAATGCCAGTAATAGCAAGAGCTGCAGCTGTAGTGAATTTAGCTATATTACTCTTAATTTTCAAAATCAAATTCTCCCATTTACACTAAATGGTTGAAGAAAGACCAACCATTATTGTTATACTTCTATCATTACATTGTAAATTTTACTCGTGTTATATTACATAAATGTTACAAAACAGATACTAGTATGTAAAAAGCCCTTTCATAAAATAATTTTCCGAAAAAGCTC
Coding sequences within it:
- a CDS encoding L-ribulose-5-phosphate 4-epimerase, translated to MLEKLKKEVYEANMQLPKLDLVTFTWGNVSGIDRDSGLFVIKPSGVAYEQLKPEDMVVVNLKGEVVEGKLNPSSDTPTHTVLYNAFSKIGGIVHTHSPWAVSFAAAKMDIPAMNTTHADTFYNAIPAADALTQKEIEEDYEGNTGKAIVRTFKERNLDYEATPGSLVSQHGPFCWGATPQKAVYNAKVLEVVAEEDYHTLQLTRANSELPQYLLDKHYYRKHGKNAYYGQDNAQSMTHAKRS
- the hflX gene encoding GTPase HflX, with amino-acid sequence MIDNTPQKIKAYLAGVNLNDPNFDYYMTELANLTAANNMEVVGQSHQNAVQVVAGTYFGLGKINEIKDMARGLKAKVLIINDELSPVQIRNLEKLTKLRVIDRTELILEIFASRARSKQAKLQVQLARLQYELPRLHPSENSLDQQRGNGGSTGGGFANRGAGESKLEMNRRTIGKQISAIKKELKAIVGQEEIKAKRRNQNHIPKVALVGYTNAGKSTTMNGLLQEFSTENSDKQVFVKNMLFATLDTSVRRIELGNNFSFILSDTVGFISKLPHNLVESFKATLQEAKDADLLINVVDAADPNMIQMIRTTQNVLAEIGIKDIPMITAYNKADKTERNYPQIEGSDILYAATDPASIKMLAQLITKRIFANYEQLNLLLPLTDGKELAYLHEHAQVMDEQYQADGIHVCVRLAPEKQAQFQKYII
- the scrK gene encoding fructokinase ScrK, producing MILGSIEAGGTKFVCAIGNENYQIKDKLTIPTTTPEETLRKTADYFEKFAVDAIGIASFGPIEVRSTAPNYGFITDTPKAGWQNTDFVGYLKSKINVPMFFTTDVNGSAYGEYVMSLLGNENIDSLVYYTIGTGVGGGAIIDGKLIGTQGHPEMGHVLLKRHPNDLNFAGVCPFHQDCLEGLVSGPTFEARLNKPGKEVPLSDPTWDIMSYYVAQAALQVTLILRPDKIIFGGGVTSEEFLQKVRCDFAKILNNYVHVPALEQYIILPEIQDNGSATVGDFALAKRLLKE
- a CDS encoding PTS fructose transporter subunit IIA encodes the protein MFKIVIASHGPFAAAMRESLKLFFPEENDIITVSIGEDGLASFQKRMDQAVNSVKGENVLFLADLPYGTPFNEIVKRMSLVGKDSEILAGVNMPTLIEAVNLKNQGFSVEKAVPKLFESSKLQSYTEKLNSLGNADDE
- a CDS encoding PTS sugar transporter subunit IIB; the protein is MEGIIHIRIDDRLIHGQVATLWTNELGATRIMVINDEVSQNEVQKTMLRIAAPSNVSTSLISEEKATNNIKNGKYKGQRVLVIAKDPQTLVRLIDNGLDIHKINVGNMSTRDNTRHIKASVSITPEEEAAFHELLDRGVEITAIMVPTDKKVYLKDII
- a CDS encoding PTS system mannose/fructose/sorbose family transporter subunit IID encodes the protein MNNKVSNKTKNRVLFRWILNGGASLNYEKMMGLAYTYSMLPFLKENYAGDPKGLKESVKTHLQFFNTNPYLAPYVLGMNIGIEEKEKSKSLKTIMGLKTGLMGPLAGLGDSVFVVIPWTIFGAIAANMALSGSPLGIFLWFIVTWLLRALGIPLFKAGMKSGTSLLTSIETKMKLITESVSILGLMVVGGLIPTVVKPNLALKFKQGSLTMTGNQILNQIMPGLLPAALVFGVYYLLGKKVKPIYIILIIIVLAIVLYVLGIMK
- a CDS encoding PTS sugar transporter subunit IIC, with translation MNVQFWQIALIVIYGFFINYDKNGPMIGTSQPVVAGFLVGLILGDVSTGLYIGGTLQLMTLGISSFGGASVPDYQTAALIGTYIAITTGQKAAIGITLAIPVAMLMVELDVLKWTINIYFQNKAEKYVDEEKYGKIEIMQICGVVTTMLASGLPVLLTVIAGPSLVKAIIAFIPQWVTGGLSVAGNLLPALGIGLLLRYLPVKSYFGYLIIGFIAAVYLKMSVLGIALAGAAVALILYKKNSESQNNLQSTGGMDEDE
- a CDS encoding sigma 54-interacting transcriptional regulator, which encodes MLKNEILNYLKRQTKTIDIENLGEEYTANGIAKQLNAKRNTVSVYLNQLNNEKKLVKVDSRPVYYFHKNEFERQNFKLQKNCYKSVSEIENKTQDIFKSFTKINPSLKESIERVRAAILYPNNGLPLLITGESGTGKSYLVSLINRFCRNYKLIAHNAPFITINCAQYADNPELLTSNLFGYTKGAFTGADSDHQGAFVEADGGILFLDEVHRLGPKGQEKLFTYLDQGLIYPVGETKKGKKVNVRLCFATTEDLETSFLTTFMRRIPVKITLPPLSQRSKDERLNLVYTLLNNEQKKVAKPLIISDQVLDILANYQPIGNIGSLKNAVRMTIAQANAEQQHKAEINITAYQLPSDVLAKSKNELYHNPGKSVRITNETEIDDLIAQSFPEKKIFLNSLQQLTSTYEQSNYDLRQCESKLKQVVYQLFDTLLFEKDNSKQIPLLSYIIESVKHLFDQLTNAYQLKISGNAIYAISYYLFERQKIQWNIDEFANKEILLKLNRNVQQQYADVYVYVTKLINLIRDNLDIELNEVDYVFLTVYLNKLEIITKTGLIKAIVLAHGYATAGSIANVVNRLLNTHILDAFDMPLNVSAQQIANEIIDYSENNDVKNGLIILVDMGSLKEIEKLFPRQINAPVLLMNNVSTTLALEVGESILKKQSFREISQAAQKISKLEIKLTYPETNRPKAILTTCYSGIGTATHVARMLERCLPDSKKIKIVPYEYQALKDIHKVETIKKMYNVLGIIGTEDPEITGIDFIFLEKILSDKGTAQFKKWLGNVFTDHEIANISNDLVKNFSLERTINSVTILDASKIIEDITIFLQVIERKFAITLSNQKKFTLYVHISYLIERLIRKEANNLSSDYEKEFSKKYGQDLEKIEAAFSVIKDNYSVKIPISELVYIDQIIFNHR